From Cygnus atratus isolate AKBS03 ecotype Queensland, Australia chromosome 1, CAtr_DNAZoo_HiC_assembly, whole genome shotgun sequence, the proteins below share one genomic window:
- the CCDC70 gene encoding LOW QUALITY PROTEIN: coiled-coil domain-containing protein 70 (The sequence of the model RefSeq protein was modified relative to this genomic sequence to represent the inferred CDS: substituted 1 base at 1 genomic stop codon), producing the protein MKGQKTAKIQRGRSDSSTKGKEKLLKKLQVEKAFREEVQGFQKTMKNFWEKIKAFREKIGAFKMAIQAFWEEEKPIWEEEAAFLEKENAFXEEAETFWREYCDFWKHSNAFWKKDADFWKEDQLLWEEDKILLDEDRVLWEEEKALWADEKALLEEERAVWKDEEALHEDEKTLEEDKILIWQEAFGPEREDGLLLAVAGVGSWGLAACRGRA; encoded by the exons ATGAAGGGGCAGAAGACAGCCAAGATTCAGAGAGGCAGGAGTGACTCGAGCACCAAAGGGAAAG AGAAGCTCCTCAAGAAGCTGCAGGTTGAGAAAGCCTTTCGGGAGGAGGTTCAGGGCTTTCAGAAGACAATGAAGAACTTTTGGGAAAAGATCAAGGCATTTCGGGAAAAAATTGGAGCTTTCAAGATGGCCATCCAAGCCttctgggaggaggaaaagcccatctgggaggaggaagctgcctttttggagaaagaaaatgctttttaggAGGAAGCAGAAACCTTCTGGAGGGAATATTGTGACTTCTGGAAGCACTCTAATGCATTCTGGAAGAAGGATGCAGATTTCTGGAAAGAAGATCAGCTCCTCTGGGAGGAAGACAAAATCCTTCTGGATGAGGACAGAGTCctatgggaagaagaaaaagccctATGGGCAGATGAAAAAGCTCTCctggaagaggagagagcaGTTTGGAAAGATGAGGAAGCACTCCATGAAGACGAAAAAACGCTTGAGGAGGATAAGATATTGATCTGGCAGGAGGCCTTTGGTCCCGAGAGAGAGGatgggctgctcctggctgtcGCTGGGGTTGGTTCTTGGGGtcttgctgcctgcagaggaagAGCGTAA